A window from Podospora bellae-mahoneyi strain CBS 112042 chromosome 1 map unlocalized CBS112042p_1, whole genome shotgun sequence encodes these proteins:
- the ABP1 gene encoding actin binding protein (EggNog:ENOG503NUCT; COG:Z): MSSLNLSTNGVAIKNSYQGVIKGTLSATSPTAARWALFTVQAPLLNAFQNTGSKESVLKVETTGEGELAVLIEDFNEGRIQFAFVRIKDRNSGLPKNVFIAWCGGGVPERTKGYFTSHVAAVSKVLTGYHVQITARSDADLEPEAIVQKVADASGAKYSAGSAPAPATAAAPPPVAKKPVFTPTTSTSGTSFNPLVAARNRRQDNTDDDGWGADAPPVSRTQIEKVAPAYKPTKVDIAGLRKNPDESRHSTPSQSDDQARNIVKGGYQPVGRVDVAALRAQAKQDDRPAVVRGAYEPVGKVDIAAIRAKTQRPVEASEEPSAPKSLAERSAAFAQSERLTELPKPKVANKFGSTPFTGTKAPTPSGFGAACIPAPPPVGAASRTFADQGGKTPAQLWAEKKAKQGGSISSASPGPAPEITAQKSGSEWKSGYAGKSWAPVSTTNFGRGGVEKHATGGSGTERSQPEAEPETAAPSPGGIAALRDRFKDQPPIGVSSQSAPAEEEAAPPPPPQASRPAGGFALPGLPSRPAPAEKKEEEEQQEPPVPSRNYEERDPPPVRIAVPVARSSVPDLEPPVEALPPRPVPVPEEIPREEDLPTEEDAYDPRAAAATVAAVASDTTRPGGAAPQSNTDGGLRAVVLFDYEKAEDNELELRENEIISNIDKVDPDWWMGTDAQGRSGLFPCNYVEILEADIAAPVPSAPAPAPAPAPGPSHASAPDSKSEYGVGSGPTATAQFDYEAAEDNELSFPEGATITNLDFPDEDWWFGHYKGASGLFPANYVELDQKP; the protein is encoded by the exons ATGTCTTCGCTCAATCTGTCCACCAATGGCgtggccatcaagaacaGTTACCAAGGCGTCATCAAAGGCACGCTGTCAGCAACCTCACCTACCGCCGCTCGCTGGGCCCTGTTCACGGTACAGGCGCCATTACTGAATGCCTTCCAAAACACGGGTTCGAAAGAGAGTGTCCTCAAGGTTGAGACCACTGGCG AGGGCGAGCTTGCCGTCCTGATCGAGGACTTCAACGAGGGACGCATTCAGTTTGCTTTTGTCAGAATCAAGGACCGAAACAGTGGCCTGCCCAAGAATGTCTTCATCGCCTGGTGCGGTGGGGGCGTCCCTGAGCGGACCAAAGGCTACTTCACCAGCCACGTTGCCGCCGTCTCCAAGGTCCTCACCGGTTACCACGTCCAAATCACGGCGCGATCTGATGCCGACCTCGAACCTGAAGCCATCGTGCAAAAGGTTGCGGATGCTTCGGGTGCTAAATACTCGGCTGGGTCCGCCCCGGCCCCTGCTACGGCGGCAGCGCCACCGCCGGTTGCCAAGAAGCCCGTCTTCACTCCGACTACCTCGACTTCCGGCACCTCCTTCAATCCCCTCGTCGCGGCCCGCAATCGCAGACAAGATAATACCGATGATGACGGCTGGGGAGCAGACGCCCCTCCCGTTTCCCGCACTCAGATCGAAAAAGTGGCGCCCGCCTACAAGCCAACCAAGGTTGATATTGCTGGTCTGAGGAAAAACCCCGACGAGTCCCGCCACAGCACCCCCTCTCAATCCGATGATCAGGCTCGCAATATTGTTAAGGGTGGGTATCAGCCCGTGGGAAGAGTTGATGTGGCCGCCTTGCGGGCTCAGGCAAAGCAGGATGACCGGCCTGCCGTGGTAAGGGGTGCCTATGAACCCGTGGGAAAGGTCGACATCGCCGCCATTCGTGCCAAAACTCAGCGTCCAGTAGAAGCATCAGAGGAGCCATCAGCACCAAAGTCTCTTGCCGAGCGCAGTGCTGCCTTTGCTCAATCGGAGCGTCTTACAGAGCTGCCCAAACCCAAGGTCGCCAACAAGTTTGGCAGTACCCCCTTTACTGGGACCAAAGCACCCACGCCATCCGGCTTCGGGGCGGCATGTATTCCAGCGCCCCCACCGGTTGGCGCCGCCAGCCGCACATTTGCTGACCAGGGGGGCAAAACACCGGCCCAGCTgtgggcggagaagaaggctaaGCAAGGTGGATCAATCTCGTCGGCATCGCCTGGGCCTGCTCCCGAAATCACGGCTCAAAAGAGCGGCAGCGAGTGGAAGAGCGGATACGCAGGCAAGAGCTGGGCTCCTGTCAGTACGACCAACTTTGGACGCGGCGGGGTGGAGAAGCATGCGACCGGCGGTAGTGGTACTGAGCGCTCACAGCCCGAAGCCGAGCCCGAGACAGCCGCGCCTTCCCCCGGTGGCATCGCAGCGCTGCGCGATAGGTTCAAGGACCAACCGCCCATTGGCGTCTCTTCACAATCTGCGCcagctgaagaggaggccgcgccgccgccaccacctcagGCAAGCCGACCTGCCGGAGGGTTTGCCCTCCCTGGTCTCCCATCCAGACCAGCCCCAGcggagaaaaaggaggaggaggaacagcaaGAGCCTCCCGTCCCATCTCGGAACTACGAAGAACGCGACCCCCCTCCTGTGCGCATTGCGGTGCCGGTTGCACGCAGTTCTGTTCCAGACCTTGAACCGCCTGTTGAGGCGCTTCCCCCTCGTCCTGTGCCTGTTCCTGAGGAGATCCCTCGCGAGGAAGACCTCCCAACAGAGGAGGATGCCTATGATCCccgggctgctgctgccaccgtcGCGGCTGTTGCCAGTGATACTACCAGGCCAGGTGGAGCAGCTCCTCAGTCCAACACCGATGGCGGCTTACGTGCTGTAGTTCTATTCGATTATGAAAAGGCTGAGGATAATGAGCTTGAACTACGCGAGAATGAAATCATTAGCAACATTGACAAGGTGGACCCTGATTGGTGGATGGGCACAGATGCCCAAGGCCGGAGCGGCTTGTTCCCTTGCAACTATGTCGAAATTCTGGAGGCTGACATAGCGGCTCCTGTCCCTTcggctcccgctcccgctccagCCCCGGCCCCAGGGCCAAGCCATGCTTCCGCGCCCGATTCAAAGTCTGAGTACGGTGTAGGAAGCGGGCCAACGGCCACGGCTCAGTTTGACTATGAAGCCGCGGAAGACAATG AACTGAGCTTCCCAGAGGGCGCTACCATCACTAACTTGGACTTTCCTGATGAGGACTGGTGGTTTGGACACTACAAGGGAGCGTCGGGTCTCTTCCCTGCCAACTATGTGGAGCTTGATCAGAAGCCTTAG
- the GRX3 gene encoding glutaredoxin (COG:O; EggNog:ENOG503NXX9), whose amino-acid sequence MSTIREITSLSNWEHHVTSLPPSTLLVVSFHAPWAAPCTQMATVLSTLASEYPVTEPPSTSWVSINAEDLSDISETYNVTAVPFLVLIRNGQVLETVSGSSAVKVRNAIEAHAAKAGAPVLNGAATATDGHDGEVATEDPEKNKEELFKRLGDLVKAAPVMLFMKGTPSEPKCGFSRQLVAILRENAVKYGFFNILADDEVRQGLKEFADWPTYPQLWVDGELVGGLDIVKEELSNDADFFKAYSIKSNGETTAAS is encoded by the exons ATGTCGACTATTCGCGAAATCACCAGTCTTTCGAACTGGGAACATCACGTCACCTCACTACCGCCTTCCACTCTCCTCGTGGTCTCTTTCCATGCGCCATGGGCCGCTCCATGCACGCAAATGGCGACCGTCCTGTCGACGCTGGCGAGCGAGTATCCCGTCACTGAACCACCGTCCACATCATGGGTGTCGATCAACGCAGAGGATCTTTCGGATATTAGCGAAACCTACAACGTGACAGCCGTTCCATTTCTTGTCCTTATTCGCAACGGACAGGTGCTGGAAACCGTCAGTGGAAGCAGCGCCGTCAAGGTGCGGAATGCCATCGAAGCCCATGCCGCCAAGGCCGGCGCCCCAGTTTTGAATGGCGCTGCGACTGCGACTgacggccatgatggtgaggtggcAACCGAGGATCCAGAGAAGAATAAGGAGGAGCTCTTCAAGCGTCTGGGAGATCTTGTGAAGGCTGCTCCCGTGATGCTCTTCATGAAGGGCACTCCTAGCGAGCCCAAGTGCGGCTTTTCTCGGCAGCTAGTAGCTATTCTGCGGGAAAACGCCGTCAAGTAtggcttcttcaacatcctGGCCGACGATGAAGTGCGCCAGGGCCTCAAAGAGTTTGCCGACTGGCCAACTTATCCCCAGCTCTGGGTTGACGGCGAGCTGGTCGGAGGGCTTGATATT GTCAAGGAGGAACTGTCTAATGACGCCGACTTCTTCAAGGCATATAGCATCAAGTCCAACGGCGAGACTACAGCCGCCTCGTGA
- a CDS encoding uncharacterized protein (EggNog:ENOG503NYB7; COG:S), translating to MDPLHITEFGSERYLEKVQQSQAQTQANASQGQGAVSTLLQSPFILPIRESGATGSDVGAKSNEQKRPEKKGFSSWRNRFTKPPAVPPSSICEQPERRPPLPESTTKQPLPFDHLFAALPNELQVEIIASLPLSDVLNLRLASKSLHALVSLNEVPITRYHLDYHIPAYAKRLYPLPQGRSLNFHYLCGIWHRLHVAAKLSHLMCQLIIREQLLLNTEEKRRQYAPQTERMRRRLIPILFTVFHFFETYRKLHLKYMAEHDGFGLSKTPYTVNPIEAEIMNMYEDRTLLRVHEAFPLVIWAFCRRLRPPSYVGRVERSLRGYLKERPPDEVHVAVLCLGGMREVLRLWEVKGYNARRAAVDAWYESILHEQPVEPEPKRRRGMLGLKRKKSSFNMGKTNGHGHEAQHGANDVSATRGKQPDSLVFHTSLAAGMPMAALSKDESKLLYPDLPVLQRIWLVTAEAMILDRKIVERPAHIHRNAQVFTDLISESGIDEEDQWLYGTTAPESVRPNLDAIEEDPDE from the exons ATGGATCCACTACATATCACCGAGTTCGGTTCGGAGCGCTATCTCGAGAAGGTCCAACAGTCTCAGGCCCAGACACAGGCAAATGCTTCCCAAGGGCAGGGGGCAGTCTCGACGCTCCTCCAGTCCCCCTTTATTCTCCCTATTCGCGAGTCCGGCGCCACGGGCTCAGATGTCGGGGCCAAGTCGAACGAGCAAAAGCGTCCGGAAAAGAAGGGATTCAGCTCCTGGAGGAACAGATTTACCAAGCCCCCAGCAGTCCCACCTTCGAGTATCTGTGAACAGCCCGAACGTCGTCCCCCGTTGCCAGAATCGACAACCAAACAGCC GCTGCCTTTCGATCATTTGTTTGCCGCGCTGCCGAACGAACTGCAGGTCGAGATCATCGCATCACTTCCGCTCTCTGATGTCTTGAACCTTCGACTGGCTTCGAAATCCCTTCACGCTCTGGTATCGCTGAACGAAGTCCCCATCACACGCTACCACCTTGACTACCACATACCCGCGTACGCCAAACGGCTCTACCCTTTGCCCCAGGGGCGTTCGCTCAACTTTCACTATCTGTGCGGAATTTGGCATCGGCTACACGTTGCCGCCAAGCTGTCTCACCTAATGTGCCAGTTGATAATCAGAGAACAGTTGCTCCTCAACActgaagaaaagaggaggcAGTACGCCCCTCAAACAGAGCGGATGCGCCGCCGTCTGATTCCCATTTTGTTTACCGTGTTCCATTTCTTCGAAACGTACCGGAAGCTTCACCTCAAATACATGGCCGAACACGACGGCTTCGGCCTATCAAAGACGCCTTATACGGTCAATCCAATCGAGGCCGAGATCATGAACATGTACGAAGACCGCACACTCCTGCGCGTTCATGAGGCCTTTCCCCTGGTAATATGGGCCTTTTGCAGAAGGCTCCGACCACCATCCTATGTCGGCCGCGTCGAGCGATCGCTGAGGGGTTACCTTAAAGAGAGACCACCTGACGAGGTCCATGTTGCAGTGTTGTGCCTCGGTGGCATGCGGGAAGTCTTGAGGCTCTGGGAGGTGAAGGGTTACAATGCACGGCGGGCGGCCGTCGATGCTTGGTATGAGTCGATTCTCCATGAACAACCGGTGGAGCCGGAGCCGaaaagaagacgagggaTGCTGGGcctcaagaggaagaagtctTCTTTCAACATGGGCAAGACGAATGGTCATGGGCACGAGGCACAGCACGGCGCAAACGACGTGAGCGCAACACGCGGGAAACAGCCAGACAGCCTCGTTTTTCACACCAGCTTAGCGGCTGGTATGCCTATGGCCGCCCTGAGCAAGGACGAATCCAAACTGTTGTACCCTGATCTTCCGGTGCTGCAACGAATATGGCTGGTCACAGCTGAGGCCATGATCTTGGATCGCAAAATTGTCGAACGACCGGCACATATACATCGCAACGCCCAAGTATTTACCGATTTGATTTCCGAAAGCGGCAtcgatgaagaagaccaGTGGCTCTATGGTACCACCGCACCGGAGTCTGTCAGGCCGAACCTGGACGCTATTGAAGAAGACCCAGATGAATAA
- a CDS encoding uncharacterized protein (EggNog:ENOG503Q2R8) — MSAAEYYQQGPPQQSYASPHPPPQAYPQYPQPSYGGPPPQQGYYPPQGPMQYQQQAPPTKSSGGGGCLKGCLAAMCCCFLCEEGCECCADCCECCMECC; from the exons ATGTCAGCTGCCGAATACTATCAACAAGGCCCACCGCAACAGAGCTACGCCTCTCcgcacccaccaccacaggccTACCCTCAATATCCCCAACCG TCCTACGGAggccctccaccacaacaagGGTACTACCCACCGCAGGGGCCGATGCAGTATCAGCAACAGGCACCCCCGACGAAGAgcagcggtggcggtggttgtcTTAAGGGCTGTCTAGCAGCcatgtgctgctgcttcttaTGCGAAGAGGGCTGCGAATGCTGTGCAGACTGTTGTGAGTGCTGCATGGAGTGTTGTTAA
- a CDS encoding uncharacterized protein (EggNog:ENOG503NYQ2) — MTTAARSVAAVTATDVESLDVVETPTSPSSGLALSRFEFETDKGNEGTKVLMVEWDASFGGREQRQQETRPEEAEKGAADVTDWEVSWEGKKSALAVHDIVGDVGVGGSAKGGTRRIYFLLPTGAAVPALVSITRKGSSGGPVLRTMPMPAIFPAELTSKQETGLRGVLHTIWAKKRLAELQAEIEVEMRTNGESVGLEMAAQERQWIVDHFGLGPDHGVPKPTRLHIPQTAAGPASPRSPIGGKLGEKLRGLKLATSPAELAAASQASKDTQHRLHSSLATASDGTGLAGRSIAMGSASAGVASLDAVLGNNLPQSSSAVGKAGTEDATEEDLFALPMSPRSPEMKRSPFSIL, encoded by the exons ATGACCACGGCCGCTAggtcggtggcggcggtgacggcgACTGATGTTGAGTCTCTGGATGTGGTCGAGACACCCACGTCACCTTCGTCGGGCCTGGCGCTCTCCCGGTTCGAATTCGAGACAGACAAGGGCAATGAGGGCACCAAGGTGCTGATGGTGGAGTGGGACGCCTCGTTCGGCGGGCGGGAACAACGACAGCAAGAAACCaggccggaggaggctgagaagggggcAGCTGATGTTACAGACTGGGAAGTCTCGTGGGAGGGCAAGAAATCGGCACTGGCCGTCCACGACATCGTCGGGGATGTCGGCGTTGGCGGCAGTGCCAAAGGTGGCACAAGACgtatttattttcttttgCCCACGGGCGCCGCTGTGCCTGCACTCGTCAGCATCACACGCAAGGGTAGCTCAGGCGGACCAGTTCTGCGCACAATGCCCATGCCAGCCATCTTCCCTGCTGAGCTCACCAGCAAGCAAGAGACGGGCCTGCGAGGCGTGCTCCATACGATATGGGCAAAGAAGCGGCTGGCAGAACTGCAGGCCGAGATCGAAGTGGAAATGAGGACGAATGGCGAAAGtgtggggttggagatggcagCGCAAGAGCGGCAGTGGATTGTCGACCACTTCGGACTCGGCCCGGATCACGGTGTGCCCAAGCCAACCAGACTACATATACCACAAACGGCGGCCGGTCCAGCGAGCCCGAGGAGCCCAATAGGGGGGAAGTTAGGCGAAAAGCTGCGAGGCTTGAAGCTTGCTACGAGCCCTGCAGAACTGGCTGCTGCAAGCCAAG cctctAAGGATACACAGCATCGCCTTCACTCTTCCCTCGCTACGGCTTCAGATGGGACGGGCCTGGCAGGGCGCAGCATCGCCATGGGCTCAGCAAGTGCTGGTGTTGCTTCGTTGGATGCCGTCCTTGGAAACAACCTACCCCAATCGTCTTCGGCAGTGGGAAAGGCAGGGACAGAGGATGCTACCGAGGAAGATCTATTTGCGCTGCCAATGAGCCCCCGAAGTCcagagatgaagaggagtcCATTTAGCATCTTATAA
- a CDS encoding uncharacterized protein (COG:L; EggNog:ENOG503NXR1) produces MQNRIDRLEGLVLSLMHGGANIEISPASVPNRSSSDPASNATPSTVDNNSATSKVDTHLEDAMQDEDESDIEDVAKSLGVLKVDPTKSKHIYLGEEHWHTILLDITEVKNYFASHRKELENSYEQVKRSKPSTAMAPPALLMGAIPATEVELRAELPPKSTVLTLCGRYFNSMDNAVNIIHAPTFHQQLRNHWQDPSKTPIMWLGLLYSILCLAMLSYHKVGDEPPEWRGRALELADEYRLRTVQCLIAGDYTKPAEYTVETMILYAFCEYSSRWDADLGLWLIISLVTRVALRMGYHRDGKWFPTTITPFQAEMRRRTWALVRTTDIFFSHQVSLSSMINDHDCDTEMPHNIFDEEFGPDTKVLPPSRPSSEPTPISYMIVKIRLCLELGNILQITGRVKNQVHYDEILRHDSKLRDIKAELPPHLKLQPLEGSHDPLTLIIARFNIDILHLKIICLLHRKYLPRARHNPRYAHSRRSAIEASLETLRHLATLHRESQPNGRLQSIKWYVTSVATKDFLLPAMLIALDLHFDNEAQRSGERQSSHSLYFWTREQREEMIRSLEQTIEIWKGLVDTSIEAVKASNVLEVMLAKIKSFVRPDSVGVSPPEAVMRNDFFGSVDSGVSQPEHSAAMTLGMLSSGNPPSGNLSSAFDTVQSPGGTTYSALDLGLKSDAGAASDFANASLLDGVQSPLSMFNSMAHSGMDFGSNFDWVSSPTILCQHRPDSCFFADAVRYM; encoded by the exons ATGCAAAATCGCATTGACAGGCTTGAGGGACTGGTGTTATCATTGATGCATGGCGGCGCAAACATTGAGATATCGCCGGCTTCAGTTCCAAACAGAAGCTCATCTGACCCTGCTTCCAACGCCACACCCTCTACGGTAGACAATAACTCTGCTACGTCCAAAGTCGATACGCACTTGGAGGATGCGATgcaggatgaagatgaaagCGATATCGAAGATGTAGCCAAGTCGCTTGGCGTGCTGAAAGTTGACCCGACGAAAAGTAAACATATCTACCTCGGAGAAGAGCATTGGCACACCATTCTGCTCGATATCACCGAGGTCAAGAATTATTTCGCATCCCACAggaaggagctggaaaacAGCTATGAGCAGGTCAAGCGTAGCAAGCCCTCCACGGCCATGGCTCCACCCGCGCTGCTAATGGGGGCTATACCGGCGACTGAAGTTGAGCTTCGAGCTGAACTGCCACCCAAGTCGACCGTCTTGACGCTGTGTGGGAGATATTTCAATTCCATGGATAATGCTGTCAACATCATACACGCACCCACCTTTCACCAACAACTTCGAAATCATTGGCAGGACCCATCCAAGACGCCAATCATGTGGCTAGGGCTGCTCTACTCAATCTTGTGCTTGGCTATGCTTTCATACCACAAGGTCGGGGACGAGCCTCCAgagtggagagggagagcgCTCGAGCTGGCCGACGAGTACCGACTGCGAACCGTGCAGTGCCTGATAGCGGGCGATTACACCAAACCGGCCGAGTATACCGTCGAGACCATGATCCTCTATGCCTTTTGCGAGTATTCTTCCCGTTGGGATGCCGATCTGGGCCTGTGGCTGATCATATCGCTCGTCACGAGGGTGGCACTGCGCATGGGATACCACCGTGATGGTAAGTGGTTTCCCACAACCATCACGCCTTTCCAAGCC GAGATGAGGCGAAGAACATGGGCCTTGGTCAGGACGACAGACATTTTCTTTTCACATCAAGTATCGCTTTCAAGCATGATCAATGACCATGACTGTGACACGGAGATGCCACACAACATCTTTGACGAAGAGTTTGGCCCAGATACAAAGGTATTACCTCCGTCCAGGCCGAGCTCCGAGCCCACACCCATCAGCTACATGATCGTCAAGATCCGTCTTTGTCTGGAGCTCGGCAATATCCTGCAGATAACTGGCCGAGTCAAGAACCAAGTTCATTACGACGAAATCCTTCGGCATGACTCCAAGTTGCGCGACATCAAGGCAGAGCTTCCACCTCACCTGAAGTTGCAGCCACTCGAGGGCTCCCATGACCCGCTCACACTCATCATCGCGCGGTTCAACATCGATATCCTTCACCTGAAGATTATATGTCTTCTTCACAGAAAATATCTGCCTAGGGCAAGGCACAATCCCCGGTACGCTCACTCTCGTCGCAGCGCCATCGAGGCATCCCTCGAAACATTGCGGCATCTGGCGACCTTGCACAGAGAATCACAGCCCAACGGGCGCTTGCAGTCGATCAAGTGGTATGTCACTTCGGTGGCAACCAAAGATTTCTTGCTTCCCGCAATGCTCATTGCTCTGGATCTCCACTTTGATAACGAGGCGCAGCGGTCTGGGGAGCGGCAGAGCTCCCACAGTCTGTATTTTTGGACTCGCGAGCAGCGGGAGGAGATGATCCGTAGCCTCGAGCAGACGATAGAGATCTGGAAGGGGCTCGTTGACACCTCGATCGAGGCGGTCAAGGCCTCGAACGTATTGGAGGTCAtgctggccaagatcaagagtTTCGTTCGGCCAGACAGTGTGGGAGTAAGTCCGCCCGAAGCGGTGATGCGTAATGATTTTTTCGGGTCAGTCGACTCGGGGGTGTCGCAGCCGGAGCACTCGGCCGCCATGACGCTGGGAATGCTGTCAAGTGGAAACCCCCCGAGCGGCAACCTGTCCTCGGCATTCGACACTGTCCAGAGTCCTGGGGGTACCACTTATTCGGCTCTTGATCTGGGACTGAAATCAGACGCGGGGGCCGCCTCTGATTTTGCAAATGCCTCGTTGCTGGATGGAGTGCAGTCTCCGCTCTCCATGTTCAATAGCATGGCACACAGTGGTATGGATTTTGGAAGCAACTTTGACTGGGTGAGCAGTCCCACCATCCTGTGCCAACACCGGCCCGACTCTTGCTTCTTTGCTGACGCAGTACGCTACATGTAG
- a CDS encoding uncharacterized protein (COG:U; EggNog:ENOG503P1E6): MVSPLWPFLFQPTISVLPPPPSLLLLHQPNKRQDQKKRTVMYSHTPPAPPPKPRNHDTSGMSTPVLVGPSSHTPRPPPPLPEAVTAGGLHSADVGAAASNGALVQAQDIPDPGDQWLPKFLQDKSKQDLAERLSDPACLSALTHSPQTVHPSLGSSHEALQVALSENIERAAQLLELEARLVHQRSTTQSQLLSTHALERQWRAKQADMDHALAPFAPASLYQRLSQGVQEQEGVCYALEESFLEGEGDGALATEREVGDWIRRYREAKKLYYLRQERKERWDEGRVGGWR; the protein is encoded by the exons ATGGTCAGTCCACTTTGGCCTTTTCTGTTCCAACCAACCATATCagtgctccctccccctccctccttgctcctcctgcatCAACCCAACAAGAGACAAGATCAAAAGAAACGAACCGTCATGTACTCACATACACCACcggcgccaccaccaaagccacgAAATCATGATACTAGTGGCATGAGCAcaccggtgctggtggggcCGTCGTCACACACACCtcgccctccgcctccgttACCCGAAGCCGTCACAGCCGGCGGGCTGCACTCGGCAGATGTCGGTGCAGCAGCATCAAATGGTGCGTTGGTCCAGGCCCAGGACATCCCGGATCCCGGAGACCAGTGGCTGCCCAAGTTCTTGCAGGATAAATC AAAGCAAGATTTGGCCGAGAGATTGTCGGACCCGGCATGCCTCTCGGCGCTCACCCACTCCCCTCAGACAGTCCACCCCTCTTTGGGATCGTCTCATGAGGCACTGCAGGTAGCACTAAGCGAAAACATCGAGCGGGCTGCTCAGCTACTCGAGCTCGAGGCGAGGCTGGTCCACCAGAGATCAACAACACAGTCCCAGCTGCTGTCGACTCACGCACTGGAGAGACAGTGGCGGGCCAAACAGGCAGACATGGACCATGCGCTGGCTCCGTTCGCGCCTGCAAGTTTGTATCAGCGTCTCAGTCAGGGGGTTCAGGAACAAGAAGGCGTTTGCTATGCGCTGGAGGAGAGCTTTCtcgagggggaaggtgacGGTGCGCTGGCTACGGAGAGAGAGGTCGGTGATTGGATCAGGAGGTACAGAGAAGCCAAGAAGCTGTACTATTTGAgacaggagaggaaggagaggtgggaCGAAGGCAGggttggagggtggaggtga
- a CDS encoding uncharacterized protein (COG:L; EggNog:ENOG503NXR1) translates to MTPTPPSTTPSSNGRSPDGQFRVVRKRNRVPLSCYPCRQRKL, encoded by the exons ATGACGccgacaccaccatcgactACGCCTTCCTCGAATGGGCGTTCGCCTGATGGCCAGTTCCGGGTGGTCCGCAAGAGAAACAGAGTACCATTGAGTTGTTACCCTTGCCGGCAGAGGAA GTTGTAA